Proteins from one Dysgonomonas sp. HDW5A genomic window:
- a CDS encoding DUF488 domain-containing protein, with the protein MTSIKIKRVYEDFEESDGYRVLVDRLWPRGMKKENLHYDLWAKDITPSSTLRKWYHQNMDENWEAFVSAYQKELDNVPDMGSYIDELKKHPVVTLLYASKDSTHNHAIILQSYLEALLEHAR; encoded by the coding sequence TAAACGGGTTTATGAAGATTTTGAGGAAAGCGATGGCTATAGAGTTTTAGTTGACCGTTTATGGCCAAGAGGCATGAAAAAAGAAAATCTTCACTACGATCTTTGGGCGAAAGATATAACCCCCTCTTCGACATTGCGTAAATGGTATCATCAGAATATGGATGAAAATTGGGAGGCTTTTGTTTCCGCTTATCAAAAGGAGTTAGATAATGTACCTGATATGGGTAGTTACATTGATGAGCTAAAAAAGCATCCCGTTGTTACCCTACTGTATGCATCTAAAGATTCAACACACAATCATGCTATAATCTTACAGAGTTATCTGGAGGCTCTTTTGGAGCATGCGAGGTAA
- a CDS encoding NUDIX domain-containing protein, whose protein sequence is MKPNFIHTYVSVDCVVFGFDDEQLNILLVQRNNIDENDPKRLKLPGSLIFDNEDVDDAASRVLYELTGIKRMTLKQFRCFAAPDRASNPKDIKWLDQAYKPDIDRLITVAYFSLCRIGRKLNVSNITKYKAVEWCPLSELPNMPFDHNKIVEASLVDIRRWIETDPVIVFDLLPQKFTISQLHRLYESIYNKKIDIRNFHKKVATMTYVLPLAEKQSGVSHRAARYYKFDKKAYNRLKTSI, encoded by the coding sequence ATGAAGCCAAATTTTATACATACCTATGTCTCTGTTGATTGCGTTGTTTTCGGTTTTGATGATGAGCAACTGAATATACTTTTGGTTCAGCGTAACAACATAGATGAGAACGATCCCAAAAGGTTAAAACTTCCCGGTAGTCTTATTTTTGATAACGAAGATGTGGATGACGCAGCTTCACGTGTTTTGTATGAACTTACAGGAATAAAGCGTATGACCTTAAAACAGTTCAGATGTTTTGCTGCACCTGATAGGGCGAGTAATCCCAAAGATATAAAATGGCTCGATCAAGCATATAAGCCCGATATCGACAGGCTTATAACAGTAGCTTATTTTTCGCTCTGCAGAATTGGGAGAAAGCTTAATGTTAGCAATATAACCAAATATAAAGCTGTAGAATGGTGCCCTTTGAGTGAACTTCCTAATATGCCATTCGATCACAATAAAATTGTCGAAGCATCTTTGGTTGATATTCGCCGTTGGATTGAGACTGATCCTGTTATCGTATTCGATTTACTGCCACAAAAATTTACAATCAGCCAATTGCATCGCCTTTACGAATCTATTTATAATAAGAAAATTGATATTCGTAATTTTCATAAAAAAGTGGCTACTATGACCTATGTATTGCCTTTGGCTGAAAAGCAATCAGGCGTATCACATCGTGCAGCACGCTACTATAAATTTGATAAAAAAGCATATAATAGATTGAAAACGAGTATTTAA